GGCCTCTAAGACCTGCTCTTTGCGCGTCAGGTCGATTCCCGAGCAATCGGTGCCGGTGGTCAACAACTCGACGCCGTCAGCGACGCTCAACCGTTCGCCGCTGTCGGCCTTCGCCAGCGCGTTCTCGAACGACTGGTCGGTCTCGGGCACGTGCTCGAAGTCGAACCGGTCGCGCGGAACGTTCGTCCGGGCCTCGCCTGCCATCGTCACTTGCGACGAGCGGGAAGGGTAAAAACCGCAGGGTTACGGCAGGGAGATGAAGGGAGGAGAGAACTCGCAGAACTACCAACTCGGCGCGCGCTGGCACAACTCCGGAGGATGTTGTCCCGAACTGCGCGAGGGATGAGCGAACGGACGTGAGCGAATCGGCTGGGGAGGGGTGTGGCTGAGGCGGGGAGGTACAGTGCTGTGCGGTTTTCATAGGTTTCGGGAGTAGCTGGCTTCAATGATTTTCCCAGTACACCCGACTGGACTGCGACTTCTTCTTCGAAAGCCCTCGCCCGCTCGCGGTCGCTGACCGACATATCCGCAAACAGCGCGGATAGCGGTCGGTCAGGCGACTCAATTGTACGCGAGCGAGCGACCCCTTTCAGTCCCGCCCTCTCGAACGGTCGACGGTCACGAAACACCCTGAAGGTGAACATCACACTCGTTGCATCCAGGAAATGATACACGAACATGTACAACACCTCCCGCTCCCGACCACAACATACGCACGGCAATGGAAACGCCTTAGTCCGGCCGCAGTGACCTCACGGGTATGACCGACGACTGGAGGCGGTCGCGGTGACGAGCGTCAAGGAGTTCCGCGTCGAGCGAGAGCCAACGGCGACCGAACTCGGCCGCGGCGCGTTCGTGTTCACCGACGACTACTCCGTGTTCGACTGGGGCAAGATGCCCGACGAGATTCCCCAGAAAGGCGCGAGTCTCTGCTCGATGGGCGCGTTCAACTTCGAGTTGCTCGAATCCGAAGGCGTCCCAACCCACTACGAAGGAGTCGTCTCGGACAGCGAGGCGCGAAGCGCCTCGGACAGTCGAGCGGTAGAACCGCGAGACGGCGAGGTCGTCTCTCTCGCCGACGCCGACGAACCTCCAACCGAGATGGCCATCGAGTTGACGCAGGTGCCGACCCTTCCCCACGAGGGCCGCGAGTACGACTACGAGGCCTACCACACCGCGGCGGGCGACAACTACCTGATTCCGCTGGAGGTCGTCTTCCGCAACAGCGTGCCGGTCGGGTCGAGTCTGCGCCACCGCACCGACCCCGTGGACCACGGACTGGACTTCGAATCGTGGCCCGAAGGCGTCGTCCAACTGGAAGAGCCAATCGTGGAGTTCTCCACGAAGTACGAGGAGGGCGACCGCTACCTCTCACGGAGCGAGGCCGACCACATCGCAGGAACGGCCAGCATCGACCAGTTGGAGAACGTCGCCCGCACCGTCAACCGACTGCTGACCGAACAAGCCGCAAAAGCGGACCTCACGCACGAAGACGGGAAAATCGAGTGTCTCTACTTCGACGGGGAGATTCGGGTCGCCGACGTGGTCGGCACCTTCGACGAGAACCGCTTCAGCTTCCACGGCCAGCAGGTCAGCAAGGAGTTCCTCCGGCAGTACCACAAGCGAACCCAACCTGAGTGGGTGAACGCCGTGAACGACGCCAAAGAACAGGCGAAAGTCCAAGATATCGCCGACTGGAAGTCGCTCTGCGAGGAGTCCCCTGACCCGCTGGACGACGACATCGTCACCGCCGCACGCGACCTCTACGCCGCCGGAACGAACGCCTACGTCGGCCGCGAACTGTTCGACGCGCCGTCGCTCGAAGACGCGGTCGCGGTCGTTCGGGACCTCTGAGGCTGCGTTTTTCGCGCTGGCAAAAGCCGAGTTTCGCTCAGCGTCGTTTCGAGATGGACAGCGGCTTGTGGACCGTCGCGGTCCACGGCGACCAGTACAGTTCTGCACCGATCCACACAAGCACAGCGAGCAGAGCCCACGCCACCGCCAGCACTTCCGGGCCACCCATCCAGACCGGCGTGACGTACATCAGGCCGTTCGCCGTTCGGCCCGGTAGCGCGCCCTTGACGAACACCCAGACTTTGTCGAGGACGCCGCGGTTCGAACTGCTGGCGGCCGTTCCGTTCGCGGACCCCTCGCCGTTGCCCCCGCTACTGCCGCCAGACTTCGACTGCAACCCGGACTCCGCGGCGGCAGGCCCGCCCGTACTCTCGTCGCCGGTGTTCAGTCGCTCGACTTCGTAGGGGAACGCCACGTCTACGCTCCAGACGACGTTGCCTTGCTCGTTGATTTCGAAGATGCGGTTCCCGTTCGAGTCGGCGATGAGCGTGTTGCCGTTCGGCAGTCGGTCGGCGTCGCGGGGCCACTGCATCCGGGCGTCGTGCCACTTCCACGAACGAGTCCAGTTGTCGCCCTCGCGCTGGTACTCGACCACGCGATTGTTCTCACTGTCGGCGACGAGAACCGCCGGGCCGCCGTTCGACTCGTTGATATAGTCGGGGTTGTGCTGTTCGTAGATGATATTACGCTGGTTCTCGGATCCGAGCGTTCGGTTCTCGACCAGTCCGGTCTCCCTATCGAGGAAGACGACTTGGTCCTGATTGCGTAGACTCGCCATGATGGTGCCGTCTTCCAACACCTCCACGTCGTTGACGTGCGTCCAGTCGTGGGGGTACGGCCCGCCGCCGGAGAGCGGGAAGTCCCGCTGGGCGTCCCACTCCCACTCTACGAGTTGGTTGGTCGTGTTGAGGACGTACACCCTATCGCGGGCGATGTCGGCGACGACGAGGTTGCCGTTGTCGAGTCGGTCCACGTCGTGCCAGCGCGTCGAGTGCTTGCGCGGGGTCACGCGACTGTAGAGGACCTCGGTCTCGCCAGTAGTCAAATTCACTTCTCGAACCGTGTTTCGGGTACAGACGGTCGTCGAGTGGCACTCGGACTTGTTGAGGTGGTCGGCGACGACCGACAACACCGTCGTCTTCGTGCCTTTCACTGGGTCCACGTCCCAGTAGCGGGTGTGGGAGTCGTCGTAGTACATCACGCTCCCATTCGGCGCGAATGCGACCAGTTCGGCCCGCGCTCTGGGTCCGTCACCCGACTCGCCGAGCCACGTGTTCGAGTCGGTCGCGACGACTGTGATTCCGTCTCTCGGTTCGGCGTCGAACGTCGGGCGTCCGTCGGTCGATTGGGCGGCCGACGCCGAGAGGTACCCCGTGGCGACGACGAACGCGGAAGCGACGACGAGTCCAGCGAACAACAACCTGACAGCATCGCGGGCACGCATTGGCCAGCGGTAGTTCGGGAACCGTCTTTGTTATCCACCGGCTAGACGCGGAATCGAGTCGTTACCCACTGCACAAGCACAGTTGCAGCCGGAAAACCGTGCTAGTGTCCCTCTGCCGTATTGCGGTTTGCTGACTTTTTGTCACTCGTCTGCGGGCACTAATCGTCGGCGGAGTCGGCCGCAGGTAGGTGGTCGTCGGTCGGACTGTTGGGGGTCACACCGTCGAGTTCTTCTGGCATCCCGAGCTGATACTCGCCCGCTTCGCCACGGAGTTCGGTACGGCCTCGATGCACGGCCACGTCGTCGTTGAGGTGGAGCCGAACGGCTTCGAGCAGGGCGTCGGCTTCCAGCGGTTGCCCCCGCTCTTTGATGTCGCGGACGCTCGCGTCGTCCGGTACGTTGAACGTCCGCTGGGTGATGATTGGTCCTTGGTCGAGGTCGGTCGTCACGTAGTGGGCGGTGACGCCCGCGACGCGGACGCCTGCCTCCTTCGCCTGTCGGTAGGCCTTCGCGCCGGGGAACGCAGGGAGCAGACTCGGGTGGATGTTGACGATGCGACTCTCGTAGCGGAAGACGACGTTGGGGCTGAGAATCCGCATGTAGCGCGCCAGCGCGACGAGGTCGGCGTCGTACTCGTCTAGAAGAGAGAGAATCTCGTCTTCGTCTGGCGACCCTTTCTCGTCGCCCACGTCGTGGAACGGCACGTCGTACTCCTCGGCGACGGGTTCCAACTCCGAGTGGTTGCCGATGACGACCGCGATTTCTGCGTCGAGATTTCCGTTCTCGCGCGCCTCGCAGAGCCGTTCGAGACAGTGAGACTCCTTCGTGACGAGGACCGCGATGCGCTGGGTCTCACGGTCGGCCGGGAACCTGACGTGGGCGTCAACGCCGAGGTCCTGCCCGAGTTCGTACAGTTCCTCGCGGAGGGTCTCCTTCGTCGTCTCCATCTCGCTGGTATCGACGTGCATCGTCATCCGGAACAGGCCCTCGCGGACTGCTTGGTCCAAGTCCTCGATGTTGATGTCGTTCTCGAACAGCAGATTCGTCACTTGCGCGATGAGACCGGTGTCGTCGTCGCCGATGACGGTGATCTCGGTCAACTCGTTGCGGGTCATCGTACCACCCGACGACGGCGCGTGCTACAGAGCATGGTTGCCGTGCGTACGACGCGCCGAGGGAAAAGGTGACGCTTCTGTGCAAGAATTGGCCGGGGTTCGTCTCTCGTCTATAACTGCATATTCGTGCATAACCGTCGCGTTCCAAAAGAGCTTTTGAGCATGGACGACCACCTTCAGTCGATGACTGGCTACACCGCCACGGTCACCGTGCGCCTGAAACAGGGGGTCCTCGACCCCGAGGCCGAAACGACCAAGCAGGCTCTCGAACGACTCGGATTCGAGCTACAGGGACTGCGCTCGGCCGACCGCTTCGAGCTAGATTTGGACGCGGAGTCGTCCGATAGCGCGGCCGAGCGCGCCGAGGAGATGACCGAGCGTCTGCTGGCGAACCCGACCATCCACGACTACGACGTCGAGGTCGAAGCGAGAGAATGACTGTCGCTATCTCGCCGATTACGACCGTCGTACGACACCACGGGAGGCGGTCGGCGTGACGGTCGCAATCGTTCAGTTCGGCGGTTCGAACTGCGACCGAGACGCAGAGCGTGCCCTCTCGCATCTGGACATCGACGCAGAGCGCGTCTGGCACGAGGACGGCCTGCCGGAAGACGCAACTGGGGTCATGCTCCCCGGCGGGTTCTCCTACGGCGACTACCTCCGTGCGGGTGCCATCGCCGCCAACAGTCCAATTATGACGGACGTTCGTGCGGCCGCAGAAGACGGAGTGCCGGTGCTGGGTGTGTGTAATGGCGCGCAGATTGGGTCGGAGTCGCGACTGACTCCGGGTGCATTCACGACCAACCAGTCGGCGCGCTTCCAGTGCGAGCGCGTTCACGTCCGCATCGAGAACGCCGACACACCGTGGACGGCCCGATACGAGGAGGGCGAGGTCATTGAGTTGCCCATCGCGCACGGAGAAGGCCGCTTCGAGATTACCGACGAGAAGTTGGAGACGCTGAACGACGAGGACCGGATTCTGTTCCGCTACTGCGATGCGGAGGGGAACGTGACCGAAGACGCGAATCCGAACGGGTCGAAAGAGAGCGTCGCGGGGGTCCTCGGAGAACGTGAGAACGTGGCCGTACTGATGCCCCACCCGGAGCGAATTTCGCTTCCGGACATCGGCGGCACGGACGGACAGGGCATCCTGCGTGGCTTCTCTGGCTAGGAACCTCTAATTTTGCCGCTCTGATCATCGATTTCGCTACCTTTACGATTTCTGTCGAGTCGAAGCTAGTTACTCCCGGTGCCTAGAAGACCGCACAGCACCGCAACCGCACCGCTCCGCCTCAGCCACACGCCTCCCCAGCCGATTCGCTCCGTTCCTACCGTCGGAGATAAGCCCACTATCGGGATTCGACCGCGCGCCGAGTCGCCAGTAATTACTCGCGAAAACGCTGGCCACTTCAGAGACAAAAAGACCGCCCTCAGCCGCTTAAAACCCCAGAATCGGTTTCAGACCGGACTATCCCTGCCGTACGCGAACAGCAGTACCCACACCACCACAAGCACGCTCGCCCACCCGATTACGGCGACGAGCGACCAGACCGACAGCGGACCAGCAGGCACCGTCATCGCTCTACCTCGACGGGTGTGTCGGTCGCTATCCACCGACCGTCGGTGTCGGCTTGGTCACGGATTTCTATCCACCCGTTCGAACAGAATACTGTTTGGTACTCGCCCCATTCTTGAGACATTTTTACACACCGGGTAGGCGGCGTCCGGCGACTCCCCCGGTCTCCGGACGCGTCGCCCTCGGTGCGCCACCCCCAACACGGACAGTCGCTGTAACCAGACTTTGTTATCCGGCGCGTATCGCCCCAGTAGGAGCGTCCTACGACCGGAAACGACGGTTTGAACGGTACGTAACTTCGACAGAAGACACTTATCTACTGACAATCTTCCTCCGAATGTGTCCCCCTCCAGACGTGACGCGCTCCGTGCGTCCGGTGCCGCCTTGAGCCTCGCAGTCGCTGGCTGTCTCTCCGGTACCGGCGACTCCGGCGAGTCCAGCACAACCGGCGTGACGACGCACACGCAAACTCCCGAGTCGAGTAGCGAGAGGACGACCGAAGCACCGATTCAGACGACGACCGAGACGCCGCCCGAGGTTCGAGAAGTATCGCCGAGCGAGGTCGAACGCAGTGTTCCACAGTCGCGCGAACTCCAACACGCGGAGCCGACTGACCCGGAAATTGCCTTCGTCGTCGGCGAGCGGCCCGAGGACACGTTCGCGCACAAGCCCCACCTGTTCGCGGTGTGGAACGACACCGAGTCGTCGCTCTCGGTCGAACTCGCGCTCACGAGCAACGAGACGACCCTGCTAGAGCAGAGCGTCGAACTTGACTCCGGTCAGCAGGTCCCAATCGAATTGCGCGAACCCAGACGGTACGAACTGGTCGTTCGCGCGGACGGCCGCGAGAAGACCGTCACCGTCCCGCGCTCGCAACTCGACTGCAACGACTCGGCGACGGACGTGCTGGTCCGCCCAGAGGAAGTCGTCGTCGGGTCCGTGACGACCGACATGGGTTGCGGGACGACGACGGAGGCCTGAAGATGGTTTCGAGACGCAACTTCCTCGCGCTCGGCGCGTCCTCGCTCTCGCTCGGACTCGCCGGATGTACCTCCTCGCTCCCCTTCGGTGGTCCGCCGGAGGTTCGAGAGCAATCGGACGACTCCATCGAGCGCAAAGTTCCCGCTCCGTTTTCGGAGCCAGCGAAACCGTTCGCGTCGCTCGTCGTCGGTGAAGGGTCCAACCAGACCCACCAAGTCTGGGTCTGGAATCGGACGGATGGCGACCGCGAAATCGGGGTTCGAATCGGTCCCGAGGACGGTCCGTGGTTCGAACAGAGCTTCGACTTCGTCGCGGAGGACGCATTGGCTATCGACTTGCGACCGGCGCGGGAGTACGAGCTAGGTGTGCAGGTCGAGGGCCGAGAAAAGGAAGTTACTGTCGAAAAGTCGCAGTTCGACTGTAACGAGTCGGCGACGGACGTACTCGTGAAGAAGACGGAGACGACGACGCAGACGATTTCGACGCAGATGGGCTGTGGGGGCGACTTCTTCTAACGAGCGAGTGGCCGGTGCGTTCGGCTACCGCGCCAACGGCAGACTGAAGCTCTTCTCGCGCTCGACGACCGCTTCCCACGTCTTCTCGCACTCGCAGTTCACTTCCGAGAACACCGAGGGGTCTTGGCGCAGGTCGAAGTCCTTGATGGCCTTCTGCACCAAATCGTCGCACTCGCCGCAGTTGTGCGGGCCGCGGTCCGAGCCGTGGCCGACCGGATCCGAGACGACGATAGCGTCGGCGTCTGCAGTGTCTTCCAGTACTTCGGCGACCGACCAGAGCCACGGCGGCCGGTAGCCGTCGCGGAAGTAGAGTTGGTCCACCATCGTGTACCGCTGGACGTTGGTCGGGTTCATCGAGACGGTGTGGGCGTACTCGGCGCACTTGCGCACGGAGTACTTCATGTCCTCGATGGCTTCTTGCTCGGAGAGGAACGGCGGCTTCATCAGCAGGTACGCCTTGATGCCTGCGCCCGCTTCTTCTGCGTGTTCGCTGGCTTCGATGTAATCTTCGAAGTCGAAGTACTTGTTCACGCAGTCGTGGCGAACCCGGTCGTTGGCGGTCTCCAGCCCGATTGCCACGTCGGTGTCGAGGTCGTGCTGGGTGAAGTCCTCTATTTTCTCGGCCTCCACGAAGTCCGGGAGGCTCTCGACGACGACGCGCTCGCGGTCCGAGAACGTCTCGGCGATGGCTTGGCGACTCTCCGCGCCGATTTCGCGCTCGTCCAAGAAGGACCCGGAGGTGTACATCTTGACGAGGCCGGATTTGCCGTCGGCTTCGCCCTCCTCGATTTGTTCCTGCTCGTGTTCGAGACAGGCGTCGATTTGGTCCATCAGTGCCTCGTGAGAGACGCTCCCGCCTTCGACGGATTCGGCGACGTAGCCGCACATCGTACAGCCACCGGCGCGTGCCCAGCGACACCCGCCGGTGTTGAGGATGATGGTGAGACTCTGGTAGACCCCGCCCGGCGTCCGGTCCTCGTCTATCCAGACGCGCGTCGGTTCGTGGGGGTCGTACGTCTTGTCCTTCTGGGCGCGAATGTCGCGCATCACCTTGTTGTGCGCGTCCATCCCCCGGCCCTGCTCGTAGACCTCCGGCGTCGGCTTGCTCATT
The sequence above is a segment of the Halorussus halophilus genome. Coding sequences within it:
- a CDS encoding phosphoribosylaminoimidazolesuccinocarboxamide synthase; this translates as MTSVKEFRVEREPTATELGRGAFVFTDDYSVFDWGKMPDEIPQKGASLCSMGAFNFELLESEGVPTHYEGVVSDSEARSASDSRAVEPRDGEVVSLADADEPPTEMAIELTQVPTLPHEGREYDYEAYHTAAGDNYLIPLEVVFRNSVPVGSSLRHRTDPVDHGLDFESWPEGVVQLEEPIVEFSTKYEEGDRYLSRSEADHIAGTASIDQLENVARTVNRLLTEQAAKADLTHEDGKIECLYFDGEIRVADVVGTFDENRFSFHGQQVSKEFLRQYHKRTQPEWVNAVNDAKEQAKVQDIADWKSLCEESPDPLDDDIVTAARDLYAAGTNAYVGRELFDAPSLEDAVAVVRDL
- a CDS encoding aryl-sulfate sulfotransferase, yielding MRARDAVRLLFAGLVVASAFVVATGYLSASAAQSTDGRPTFDAEPRDGITVVATDSNTWLGESGDGPRARAELVAFAPNGSVMYYDDSHTRYWDVDPVKGTKTTVLSVVADHLNKSECHSTTVCTRNTVREVNLTTGETEVLYSRVTPRKHSTRWHDVDRLDNGNLVVADIARDRVYVLNTTNQLVEWEWDAQRDFPLSGGGPYPHDWTHVNDVEVLEDGTIMASLRNQDQVVFLDRETGLVENRTLGSENQRNIIYEQHNPDYINESNGGPAVLVADSENNRVVEYQREGDNWTRSWKWHDARMQWPRDADRLPNGNTLIADSNGNRIFEINEQGNVVWSVDVAFPYEVERLNTGDESTGGPAAAESGLQSKSGGSSGGNGEGSANGTAASSSNRGVLDKVWVFVKGALPGRTANGLMYVTPVWMGGPEVLAVAWALLAVLVWIGAELYWSPWTATVHKPLSISKRR
- a CDS encoding formyltetrahydrofolate deformylase, which produces MTRNELTEITVIGDDDTGLIAQVTNLLFENDINIEDLDQAVREGLFRMTMHVDTSEMETTKETLREELYELGQDLGVDAHVRFPADRETQRIAVLVTKESHCLERLCEARENGNLDAEIAVVIGNHSELEPVAEEYDVPFHDVGDEKGSPDEDEILSLLDEYDADLVALARYMRILSPNVVFRYESRIVNIHPSLLPAFPGAKAYRQAKEAGVRVAGVTAHYVTTDLDQGPIITQRTFNVPDDASVRDIKERGQPLEADALLEAVRLHLNDDVAVHRGRTELRGEAGEYQLGMPEELDGVTPNSPTDDHLPAADSADD
- the purS gene encoding phosphoribosylformylglycinamidine synthase subunit PurS — encoded protein: MTGYTATVTVRLKQGVLDPEAETTKQALERLGFELQGLRSADRFELDLDAESSDSAAERAEEMTERLLANPTIHDYDVEVEARE
- the purQ gene encoding phosphoribosylformylglycinamidine synthase I, coding for MTVAIVQFGGSNCDRDAERALSHLDIDAERVWHEDGLPEDATGVMLPGGFSYGDYLRAGAIAANSPIMTDVRAAAEDGVPVLGVCNGAQIGSESRLTPGAFTTNQSARFQCERVHVRIENADTPWTARYEEGEVIELPIAHGEGRFEITDEKLETLNDEDRILFRYCDAEGNVTEDANPNGSKESVAGVLGERENVAVLMPHPERISLPDIGGTDGQGILRGFSG
- a CDS encoding archaeosine biosynthesis radical SAM protein RaSEA; translation: MSKPTPEVYEQGRGMDAHNKVMRDIRAQKDKTYDPHEPTRVWIDEDRTPGGVYQSLTIILNTGGCRWARAGGCTMCGYVAESVEGGSVSHEALMDQIDACLEHEQEQIEEGEADGKSGLVKMYTSGSFLDEREIGAESRQAIAETFSDRERVVVESLPDFVEAEKIEDFTQHDLDTDVAIGLETANDRVRHDCVNKYFDFEDYIEASEHAEEAGAGIKAYLLMKPPFLSEQEAIEDMKYSVRKCAEYAHTVSMNPTNVQRYTMVDQLYFRDGYRPPWLWSVAEVLEDTADADAIVVSDPVGHGSDRGPHNCGECDDLVQKAIKDFDLRQDPSVFSEVNCECEKTWEAVVEREKSFSLPLAR